A single region of the Salvia miltiorrhiza cultivar Shanhuang (shh) chromosome 8, IMPLAD_Smil_shh, whole genome shotgun sequence genome encodes:
- the LOC130997039 gene encoding putative disease resistance RPP13-like protein 1, translated as MEGGGAAAAVEVLVQNLIDLCKKEISQIRDLKKDAAKLTKSLKTIQKFLNDAETRDITSEAVKEWLKNLEDVAFDADNVLDEFNYHILSKQIKPAEPEEEKVPSCFSRLSCFSCCKNLSRSRNMALKIKEINENLESINKEATEFGLVGRLADEPTLVIAALETDSYTLDPIFIGRDDVASKIVEMLTNSITTDDERAVSIISIVGMGGLGKTTLTRKVFNHMKDETRFGSHIWVHVSPNFDALTLFKKILKELNDQVEGENKQDILSKLQQALKDKTYLLVLDDVWNEDRSKWEEFMNSLLGVSSVKGNAIVVTTRSMKVATIVNPIHTHELEGLSDEECWSIIKVKTFGEGNVPSEFAAIGKKIARKCQGLPLAANVVGGVLSIKSEEKWRSVEEKWLSADEGGDNITNILRLSFDNLSLPSLKKCFAYCAMFPKGSEIMKQELIEMWMAEGFLQANNMESVGEKFINVLLHNSLLQVSTRDRYGNVESCGMHDLVHDLACSVSNSSNSTGGSSRVRYMILGDNNCGEESSRIPKEMAKSLRTLLITSKADISDINFSDLESLHVLRLDDYIVKELPSSIQKLIHLRDFDISDTMIEYLPDWIGEFFHLQTLRANSEYLKKLPSTIKYLINLRHLYINEEVELPMGIGRLTCLQTLTHFPVGDENGCKIEELGSLNNLSGDLKIRNLDRVHDKEEAGKANLFKNSKILNLCLEWDWNRDWNREGERNDEDVLEGLQPHSDLRELKIERFSGKRFPSWTLKMAVRDAPHGSWVVLNKLMSLELWYCDECEEIPMLGQLPNLKSLELKGLSNVKCINSSFYGMVNKDTRIVFPALERLELKDLPKLAVWAEIEISDGSEVKLFPRLQHLIISECEQLMSVPSHVSSCLQHLEISSIGVKCLPADWLLSNSETLSYLEIGDCLNLREISDRCGEKESQGRSFTITSLPKFPRLTKLMILHVPKLCLDNVVYAMRNLEVDGLKYIFP; from the coding sequence ATGGAAGGaggaggagctgctgctgccgtTGAAGTTCTAGTTCAAAACCTCATCGACCTCTGCAAGAAAGAGATCTCTCAGATCCGAGATCTCAAAAAAGATGCCGCAAAGCTAACTAAGAGTCTCAAAACCATCCAGAAATTCTTGAACGACGCGGAGACGCGTGACATCACCAGCGAAGCTGTCAAGGAGTGGCTGAAGAATCTTGAAGACGTGGCTTTCGATGCTGACAATGTTTTGGATGAATTCAACTATCATATTCTCTCCAAACAAATCAAGCCCGCCGAGCCTGAGGAGGAAAAGGTACCATCATGCTTCTCACGCCTCTCATGCTTCTCATGCTGCAAGAATCTTTCACGTTCTCGAAATATGGCTCttaaaatcaaagaaatcaaTGAGAATTTGGAGTCCATTAACAAAGAGGCCACCGAGTTTGGCCTGGTAGGGAGGCTTGCCGATGAGCCCACTTTGGTTATTGCTGCATTGGAAACTGATTCATACACTCTTGATCCAATTTTTATTGGAAGAGATGATGTTGCGTCGAAAATAGTTGAGATGCTTACCAATAGCATCACAACTGATGATGAACGCGCAGTTTCCATCATTTCCATTGTCGGGATGGGAGGATTGGGGAAGACGACATTGACTAGAAAAGTCTTCAATCATATGAAGGATGAGACTCGGTTTGGATCACATATTTGGGTGCATGTTTCCCCAAATTTTGATGCATTAACTCTTTTCAAGAAAATTCTCAAAGAGTTGAATGATCAAGTTGAAGGTGAGAATAAGCAAGATATTCTTTCAAAGCTTCAACAAGCTTTGAAAGATAAAACTTATCTTCTTGTACTTGATGATGTATGGAATGAAGATCGTTCCAAATGGGAAGAGTTTATGAATTCCTTGTTGGGAGTTAGTTCTGTTAAGGGAAATGCAATTGTTGTTACCACCAGAAGTATGAAGGTTGCTACAATTGTGAATCCAATTCATACACATGAGTTGGAAGGCTTATCAGACGAAGAGTGTTGGTCGATAATCAAAGTTAAAACCTTTGGAGAAGGAAACGTTCCATCAGAATTTGCGGCCATTGGAAAAAAGATTGCAAGAAAATGTCAAGGTTTGCCATTAGCTGCCAACGTAGTTGGGGGAGTGCTGAGCATTAAATCTGAGGAAAAATGGCGTTCAGTCGAGGAGAAATGGCTTTCAGCCGATGAAGGAGGAGATAATATCACAAATATATTGAGGCTGAGCTTCGACAATTTGTCTTTGCCATCACTTAAGAAGTGCTTCGCATACTGTGCGATGTTTCCTAAAGGCTCTGAAATCATGAAACAGGAACTGATTGAGATGTGGATGGCAGAAGGTTTTCTTCAAGCTAATAACATGGAGTCTGTGGGCGAAAAATTTATCAACGTCCTTCTGCACAACTCTTTACTGCAAGTTTCAACGAGAGATCGTTATGGAAATGTAGAAAGTTGCGGCATGCATGATCTTGTGCACGATCTCGCTTGTTCTGTTTCAAATTCCTCTAACAGTACAGGTGGTAGCAGCCGAGTTCGATACATGATTCTCGGAGACAACAACTGTGGAGAGGAATCAAGTCGTATCCCAAAAGAAATGGCAAAATCTTTGCGTACATTACTAATAACATCCAAAGCTGATATTTCTGATATCAACTTCTCAGACTTGGAAAGTTTGCATGTTTTACGTCTTGATGACTATATAGTTAAAGAGCTGCCAAGTTCGATTCAAAAGTTGATACATTTGAGAGATTTTGACATTTCAGATACAATGATTGAATATTTGCCGGATTGGATTGGTGAATTCTTTCACTTGCAGACGTTGAGAGCAAACTCGGAGTATTTGAAAAAACTGCCAAGTACGATTAAGTACTTGATTAACTTGAGGCATCTTTATATTAATGAGGAGGTAGAGTTGCCTATGGGAATTGGGAGATTAACTTGTCTCCAAACGCTAACCCACTTTCCAGTGGGTGACGAGAATGGCTGCAAAATCGAAGAACTCGGAAGTTTGAATAATCTTTCAGGGGATTTAAAGATTCGCAATCTCGATAGGGTTCATGACAAGGAAGAGGCTGGGAAAGCCAATTTATTCAAAAActcaaaaatattgaacttgTGTTTGGAATGGGATTGGAACAGAGATTGGAACAGAGAAGGTGAAAGAAATGATGAGGATGTATTGGAAGGCCTTCAACCTCACTCAGATTTGAGGGAGTTAAAGATTGAAAGATTCAGTGGAAAAAGATTTCCATCATGGACTCTAAAGATGGCAGTTCGAGATGCGCCTCATGGCTCTTGGGTGGTACTTAACAAGTTAATGTCGTTAGAACTCTGGTACTGCGATGAATGTGAAGAGATCCCAATGTTGGGGCAGTTGCCCAATCTCAAGTCCCTTGAGTTGAAAGGATTGAGCAATGTGAAGTGTATAAATTCATCATTCTACGGAATGGTGAACAAGGACACACGCATTGTTTTTCCAGCTCTCGAGAGGTTGGAATTGAAAGACTTGCCTAAGCTGGCAGTGTGGGCAGAAATAGAAATTTCGGATGGAAGTGAAGTGAAGCTATTTCCTCGCCTCCAACATTTGATAATTAGTGAGTGTGAGCAATTGATGAGTGTTCCAAGTCATGTCTCGTCATGCCTTCAACATTTGGAGATTAGTAGTATCGGTGTGAAATGTCTGCCAGCTGATTGGTTATTGAGTAACAGCGAGACTCTCTCTTATTTGGAAATAGGTGATTGCCTCAATTTGAGAGAAATATCAGATAGGTGCGGAGAAAAAGAATCACAAGGAAGAAGCTTCACAATCACATCCCTCCCTAAATTCCCTCGTCTAACAAAATTGATGATTCTACACGTTCCTAAGTTATGTTTAGACAATGTTGTGTATGCAATGCGGAACCTCGAAGTTGATGGACTCAAATACATTTTCCCGTGA
- the LOC130999815 gene encoding putative disease resistance protein RGA3, translating into MEGEAAAAILQTLVQNLIDLCKKEISQIRDLKKDAAKLTKSLKTIQKFLNDAETRDITSEAVKEWLKNLEDVAFDADNVLDELNYHILSKQIKPAEPEEEKIPSCFSRLSCFSCCKNLSRSRNVALKIKEINENLESINKEATDLGLVGRLADEPTLVIAALETDSYTLDPIFIGRDDVASKIVEMLTNSITTDDERAVSIISIVGMGGLGKTTLTRKVFNHLKDETRFGSHIWVHVSPNFDALTLFKKILKELTDQVEGENKQDILSKLQQALKDKTYLLVLDDVWNEDRSKWEEFMNSLLGVSSVKGNAIVVTTRSMKVATIVNPIHTHELEGLSEDECWSIIEVKTFGEGNVPSEFAAIGKKIARKCQGLPLAANVVGGVLRNKSEEKWRSVEEKWLSADEGGDNITNILRLSFDNLSLPSLKKCFAYCAMFPKGSQIMKQELIEMWMAEGFLQADERDDMESVDEKFINVLLHNSLLQVSWRYANRNVNKCGMHDLVHDLACSVLSSSNSSRVRYKTLEEDESSRIPKEMAKSLRTLLLTSEGDISDINFSDFESLHVLSLLDSEVKELPSSIQKLIHLRDFDISKTEIEVFPDWIGEFFHLQTLRANSEYLRKLPSTIKYLINLRHLYIDSRVELPMGIGSLTSLQTLKYFPVGDENGCKIEELGNLNNLKGELLILHLERVHDKEEAGKANLFKKSKILNLCLMWGWNREGERNDEDVLEGLQPHSDLRDLKIKRFNGKRFPSWTLKMAVRDAPHGSWVVLNKLMSLELWYCDECEEIPMLGQLPNLKSLELREWRNLKCINSSFYGMVNKDTRIVFPSLERLELWSMPNLAEWAEIEISDGSEVKLFPRLQHLKIYDCQQLMSVPSHVSSCLQHLEIGGIGVECLPADWLLSNSETLSTLAISECPNLREISDRWGEEESEGRSFTITSLPIFPRLTFVHIEGVPKLSLETMDAMWRLQIHGNKFIYP; encoded by the coding sequence ATGGAAGGGGAAGCTGCTGCCGCCATCCTTCAAACTCTAGTTCAAAACCTCATCGACCTCTGCAAGAAAGAGATCTCTCAGATCCGAGATCTCAAAAAAGATGCCGCAAAGCTAACTAAGAGTCTCAAAACCATCCAGAAATTCTTGAACGACGCGGAGACGCGTGACATCACCAGCGAAGCTGTCAAGGAGTGGCTGAAGAATCTTGAAGACGTGGCTTTCGATGCTGACAATGTTTTGGATGAACTCAACTATCATATTCTCTCCAAACAAATCAAGCCTGCCGAGCCTGAGGAGGAAAAGATACCATCATGCTTCTCACGCCTCTCATGCTTCTCATGCTGCAAGAATCTTTCACGTTCTCGAAATGTGGCTCttaaaatcaaagaaatcaaTGAGAATTTGGAATCCATTAACAAGGAGGCCACCGATCTTGGCCTTGTAGGGAGGCTTGCCGATGAGCCCACTTTGGTTATTGCTGCATTGGAAACTGATTCATACACTCTTGATCCAATTTTTATTGGAAGAGATGATGTTGCGTCGAAAATAGTTGAGATGCTTACCAATAGCATCACAACTGATGATGAACGCGCAGTTTCCATCATTTCCATTGTCGGGATGGGAGGATTGGGGAAGACGACATTGACTAGAAAAGTCTTCAATCATCTGAAGGATGAGACTCGGTTTGGATCACATATTTGGGTGCATGTTTCCCCAAATTTTGATGCATTAACTCTTTTCAAGAAAATTCTCAAAGAGTTGACTGATCAAGTTGAAGGTGAGAACAAGCAAGATATTCTTTCAAAGCTTCAACAAGCTTTGAAAGATAAAACATATCTTCTTGTACTTGATGATGTATGGAATGAAGATCGTTCCAAATGGGAAGAGTTTATGAATTCCTTGTTGGGAGTTAGTTCTGTTAAGGGAAATGCAATTGTTGTTACCACCAGAAGTATGAAGGTTGCTACAATTGTGAATCCAATTCATACACATGAGTTGGAAGGCTTATCAGAAGACGAGTGTTGGTCGATAATCGAAGTTAAAACCTTTGGAGAAGGAAACGTTCCATCAGAATTTGCGGCCATTGGAAAAAAGATTGCAAGAAAATGTCAAGGTTTGCCATTAGCTGCCAACGTAGTTGGGGGAGTGCTGCGCAATAAATCTGAGGAAAAATGGCGCTCAGTCGAGGAGAAATGGCTTTCTGCCGATGAAGGAGGAGATAATATCACAAATATATTGAGGCTGAGCTTCGATAATTTGTCTTTGCCATCACTTAAGAAGTGCTTCGCATACTGTGCAATGTTTCCTAAAGGCTCCCAAATCATGAAACAAGAATTGATTGAGATGTGGATGGCAGAAGGTTTTCTTCAAGCTGATGAAAGGGATGACATGGAGTCCGTGGACGAAAAATTTATCAACGTTCTTCTGCACAACTCTTTACTGCAAGTTTCATGGAGATATGCTAACAGAAATGTAAACAAGTGTGGCATGCACGATCTTGTGCACGATCTGGCTTGTTCTGTTTTAAGTTCCTCTAATAGCAGCCGAGTTCGATACAAGACTCTCGAAGAAGACGAATCAAGTCGTATCCCAAAAGAAATGGCAAAATCTTTGCGTACATTACTACTAACATCGGAAGGTGATATTTCTGATATCAACTTCTCAGACTTCGAAAGTTTGCATGTTTTAAGTCTACTGGACTCTGAAGTTAAAGAGCTGCCAAGTTCGATTCAAAAGTTGATACATTTGAGAGATTTTGACATTTCAAAGACAGAAATTGAAGTTTTTCCGGATTGGATTGGTGAATTCTTTCACTTGCAGACGTTGAGAGCAAACTCAGAATATTTGAGAAAACTGCCAAGTACGATTAAGTACTTGATTAACTTGAGGCATCTTTATATTGACTCGAGGGTAGAGTTGCCTATGGGAATTGGGAGTTTAACTTCTCTCCAAACGCTAAAGTACTTTCCAGTGGGTGACGAGAATGGCTGCAAAATTGAAGAGCTCGGAAATTTGAATAATCTTAAAGGAGAGTTACTGATTCTGCATCTGGAAAGGGTTCATGACAAGGAAGAGGCTGGGAAAGCCAATTTATTCAAAAAGTCTAAAATATTGAACTTGTGTTTGATGTGGGGTTGGAACAGAGAAGGTGAAAGAAATGATGAGGATGTATTGGAAGGCCTTCAACCTCACTCAGATTTGAGGGACTTAAAGATTAAAAGATTCAATGGAAAAAGATTTCCATCATGGACTCTAAAGATGGCAGTTCGAGATGCGCCTCATGGCTCTTGGGTGGTACTTAACAAGTTAATGTCGTTAGAACTCTGGTACTGCGATGAATGTGAAGAGATCCCAATGTTGGGGCAGTTGCCCAATCTCAAGTCCCTTGAGTTGAGAGAATGGAGGAATTTGAAGTGTATAAATTCTTCATTCTACGGAATGGTGAACAAGGACACACGCATTGTTTTTCCATCTCTCGAGAGGTTGGAATTGTGGTCCATGCCTAACCTGGCAGAGTGGGCAGAAATAGAAATTTCGGATGGAAGTGAAGTCAAGCTATTTCCTCGCCTCCAACATTTGAAAATTTATGATTGCCAGCAATTGATGAGTGTTCCAAGTCATGTCTCCTCATGCCTTCAACATTTGGAGATTGGAGGGATCGGTGTGGAATGTCTGCCAGCTGATTGGTTATTGAGTAACAGCGAGACTCTCTCTACTTTGGCTATAAGTGAGTGCCCGAATTTGAGAGAAATATCAGATAGGTGGGGAGAAGAAGAATCAGAAGGAAGAAGCTTCACAATCACATCCCTCCCTATATTCCCTCGTCTAACATTTGTGCATATTGAAGGCGTTCCTAAGTTAAGTTTGGAGACTATGGATGCAATGTGGCGCCTCCAAATTCATGGCAACAAATTCATTTACCCGTGA